In Hermetia illucens chromosome 1, iHerIll2.2.curated.20191125, whole genome shotgun sequence, one genomic interval encodes:
- the LOC119646571 gene encoding transmembrane protease serine 9-like, which produces MKIAIFSLLLGSCLCSLIPPGRQTAIASTKSARVVGGDEAEPHSAPYIVSFRELDEHICAGAIVNKRWIVSAAHCFLFVGRVTAVAGIHSIDDEGQRRQVENYVTHKNYSGSLGPFDIAAVKVLDDFVFNEFVQPISLPTPKIIPSGDVTVFGWGSTSTGNGLEMPEVLHKFSPPIISYDECLESLADLEKDKLRETNICTGPLTGGFGSCVRDSGGPLVQKNSRGTVELLGIVSWGYYPCGTEGRPSVYTRVSAYNEWIEEFVFMWRGA; this is translated from the coding sequence ATGAAGATCGCGATTTTCTCACTTTTGCTGGGCAGTTGCCTGTGCTCTCTGATTCCACCAGGACGACAAACAGCAATCGCTTCGACAAAGTCGGCTCGAGTAGTTGGTGGCGATGAAGCTGAGCCCCATTCGGCACCATACATAGTATCCTTTCGAGAACTTGACGAACATATCTGCGCAGGAGCCATTGTCAATAAACGTTGGATAGTGTCAGCAGCGCATTGCTTTCTCTTCGTGGGAAGGGTTACTGCAGTGGCCGGAATTCATTCAATCGATGACGAAGGACAACGACGCCAAGTTGAAAATTATGTCACCCACAAAAACTACAGTGGGAGCCTCGGTCCTTTCGATATAGCCGCAGTAAAAGTGTTAGATGACTTTGTATTCAATGAGTTTGTGCAGCCAATTAGTCTACCCACTCCCAAAATAATCCCCTCAGGAGATGTTACAGTTTTTGGTTGGGGAAGTACCTCAACTGGTAATGGACTCGAAATGCCAGAAGTCCTGCATAAATTCTCTCCGCCAATCATCTCGTATGATGAGTGTTTAGAGTCACTCGCAGACCTTGAAAAGGACAAATTGCGGGAGACGAATATTTGTACTGGTCCACTTACTGGAGGGTTTGGATCTTGTGTACGCGATTCAGGTGGTCCTTTGGTGCAGAAGAATTCACGCGGTACTGTTGAACTATTGGGAATCGTGTCTTGGGGATACTACCCTTGTGGAACGGAGGGGAGACCTTCAGTGTACACAAGAGTGTCAGCATACAACGAATGGATTGAAGAATTTGTGTTCATGTGGAGGGGGGCGTAA